One window from the genome of Variovorax sp. PAMC26660 encodes:
- a CDS encoding excisionase, with amino-acid sequence MSLKITLAAWAAQQFDPPPAERTLRLWVREGRIVPAPLKIGRAYYVEPSARHIAEVMADSRLVSRLRRG; translated from the coding sequence ATGTCTCTCAAAATCACATTAGCTGCATGGGCTGCTCAGCAGTTCGACCCGCCTCCGGCAGAGCGGACACTACGGCTCTGGGTGCGCGAAGGCCGCATCGTGCCGGCGCCCCTCAAGATCGGGCGCGCCTACTATGTAGAACCCAGTGCCCGGCACATCGCCGAGGTCATGGCGGATAGCCGATTGGTGAGCCGGCTTCGGCGCGGTTAG
- a CDS encoding TraB/GumN family protein: MNTRHLDSLFQRYRQKYRQILWCRACATTGWGDDCQLDFLIAKAWERCDHAALAELQEASPLVSVPSLRRAFFPARNENWANTIAARGAAEERQLLVVDALHLVGPDSRLDRLAARGLVVHRLIT, translated from the coding sequence ATGAATACTAGGCATCTTGATTCTTTGTTCCAAAGATACCGACAAAAGTACCGGCAAATTCTTTGGTGTCGTGCTTGCGCAACGACGGGATGGGGTGATGACTGTCAGTTGGATTTTCTCATCGCGAAGGCTTGGGAGCGCTGCGACCATGCTGCACTTGCGGAGCTACAAGAGGCGAGCCCATTGGTATCGGTGCCATCTCTACGGCGTGCCTTTTTCCCCGCTCGCAACGAGAATTGGGCCAACACCATCGCCGCTCGCGGCGCCGCAGAGGAGAGGCAACTGCTTGTGGTTGACGCCCTTCATCTGGTCGGACCAGATAGCCGACTTGATCGGTTGGCTGCGCGTGGTTTGGTGGTCCATCGGCTGATTACGTGA
- a CDS encoding acyltransferase family protein: MTLPAQGKIAFANQLRGLAVLMVIVSHYAGTYWSARELVSLFVFAPPVEGPSSLVSRFITPPTVAYGPFGVAIFFLISGFVIPFSLEKLGAARFLAARLLRIYPTYWAASAAVIFIAWLSSKYWGQAFHMDTGRLIANMLLVQIQTGHLSTDLVNWTLAVEVKFYIVAMLLWPWIRCRPVLTITGFSLALLAYMSCIPKGWNIVPMGVMQIGLTSTNTELLFLPFLFIGTLFHLELTKKISPKALIGSALAVLIIFLAMWKKTPWFAQSASAAANYSYALLLFGVCYVLRGRFRANRVLDFFADVSYPLYIVHSLVGYAAIRFLMANGVSFVPAALLAFGAAVALAYLIHRTVELPTAALGKRFGRRPVAPAVPATTEGVKVGA, encoded by the coding sequence ATGACACTCCCCGCACAAGGCAAGATCGCCTTCGCCAACCAGTTGCGCGGCCTGGCCGTGCTCATGGTCATCGTCAGCCACTACGCGGGGACCTACTGGAGCGCGCGCGAACTCGTTTCCCTGTTCGTCTTCGCGCCGCCTGTCGAAGGCCCATCTTCACTGGTGAGCCGGTTCATCACGCCACCCACTGTGGCCTACGGCCCGTTCGGCGTCGCCATCTTCTTTCTCATCAGCGGCTTCGTGATTCCGTTCTCGCTGGAGAAACTGGGCGCTGCGCGATTCCTTGCGGCGCGCCTGCTGCGCATCTATCCCACGTACTGGGCCGCCAGTGCCGCAGTGATATTCATCGCCTGGCTCTCCAGCAAATACTGGGGACAGGCATTCCACATGGACACAGGCCGGCTGATCGCGAACATGCTGCTGGTCCAGATCCAGACAGGCCACCTGTCGACGGACCTCGTCAACTGGACGCTCGCGGTCGAGGTCAAGTTCTACATCGTCGCCATGCTGCTGTGGCCCTGGATCCGGTGCCGGCCGGTGCTGACCATCACGGGCTTCTCCCTGGCACTGCTGGCCTACATGAGCTGCATCCCCAAGGGCTGGAACATCGTGCCGATGGGGGTCATGCAGATCGGCCTCACCTCGACCAATACCGAGCTGCTGTTTCTTCCGTTCCTGTTCATCGGAACCCTCTTTCATCTCGAGCTGACAAAGAAGATTTCGCCGAAGGCGCTCATCGGCTCGGCCCTTGCTGTTCTGATCATCTTCCTGGCGATGTGGAAGAAAACGCCCTGGTTCGCTCAATCCGCGAGTGCGGCAGCGAACTACAGCTATGCGCTCTTGCTCTTTGGCGTCTGCTATGTGCTGCGAGGCCGTTTCCGGGCGAACCGCGTCCTGGATTTCTTCGCCGACGTCAGCTATCCCCTGTACATCGTGCACTCGCTCGTCGGGTATGCGGCCATCCGTTTCCTGATGGCGAACGGCGTGAGCTTCGTGCCTGCAGCGCTGCTCGCGTTCGGCGCGGCCGTTGCGCTTGCCTACCTGATCCATCGCACCGTGGAATTGCCGACAGCGGCGCTGGGGAAGCGATTCGGGCGACGGCCCGTTGCGCCAGCAGTCCCCGCGACGACCGAAGGCGTGAAGGTCGGGGCCTGA
- a CDS encoding site-2 protease family protein yields MPIALKFIAATALLTAVHVLVMTVLGLRLRIAIREVSLGFGPVLLSAGIFRLRAVPLGGAVLFKDTRAEAIPEGAPPGWVKDAFDHRPRWVQTLLPLAGAASLVAMALLLHPGSALASLGHGFVQIVTGGLSPLSTAQPLIAGASHIATLGFLPLLGVLAAKFAALNLLPLTVMNGGQALLALLDPAPHETPRWKQMLMQWSVWLFIALAFSWAVAIGFFVLGR; encoded by the coding sequence ATGCCCATTGCCCTGAAGTTCATCGCAGCCACCGCGCTGCTGACCGCCGTCCACGTCCTGGTCATGACGGTGCTTGGCCTGCGGCTTCGCATCGCGATCCGCGAGGTGTCGCTCGGCTTCGGCCCGGTGCTGCTGTCCGCCGGCATCTTCCGGCTGCGCGCGGTGCCGCTGGGTGGCGCCGTCCTGTTCAAGGACACGCGTGCCGAAGCCATTCCTGAAGGCGCGCCACCCGGTTGGGTGAAAGACGCCTTCGATCATCGGCCGCGATGGGTCCAGACCCTGCTGCCGTTGGCCGGGGCGGCCTCGCTGGTGGCCATGGCGCTCCTGTTGCATCCGGGCTCGGCGCTCGCGAGCCTGGGCCACGGCTTCGTGCAGATCGTGACGGGCGGGCTCTCGCCACTCTCGACTGCCCAGCCACTGATCGCCGGTGCAAGCCACATCGCGACGCTCGGCTTCCTGCCCTTGCTCGGCGTGCTCGCCGCAAAGTTCGCCGCACTGAATCTCCTGCCACTGACGGTGATGAATGGTGGGCAGGCACTGCTGGCGTTGCTGGACCCCGCCCCGCATGAAACACCGCGTTGGAAACAGATGCTGATGCAATGGTCCGTGTGGCTGTTCATCGCGCTGGCCTTTTCATGGGCGGTGGCCATCGGTTTCTTCGTGCTCGGGCG
- a CDS encoding DsbC family protein, whose product MKLRRQLLLLIPCAVALLAGANVSEAQSRKSSVEGRFEKLAGFTFEQLPLADAIKVVHGDGKRKLAVFSDPNCGHCKRVDQDLKKIGNVTVYVFLYPILGADSVARSRNVWCSKERTKTWESWMQSGTEPAPAAGACDAAALQRNADFGRKLDVKGTPTMIFKDGTRVPGAISADWIEQLLVASER is encoded by the coding sequence ATGAAACTTCGACGCCAACTTCTTCTTCTGATCCCCTGTGCGGTGGCGCTGCTCGCGGGCGCCAACGTCAGTGAAGCCCAAAGCCGCAAGAGTTCTGTCGAAGGTCGATTCGAAAAGCTTGCGGGCTTCACCTTCGAACAACTGCCGCTGGCGGACGCCATCAAGGTCGTCCACGGCGATGGCAAGCGAAAGCTGGCCGTGTTCTCGGACCCCAACTGCGGCCATTGCAAGCGCGTCGATCAGGATCTGAAGAAGATCGGCAACGTGACGGTCTATGTTTTTCTCTACCCGATCCTGGGTGCCGATTCGGTCGCCAGGTCGCGCAATGTGTGGTGCAGCAAGGAACGCACGAAGACCTGGGAAAGCTGGATGCAATCGGGCACGGAGCCCGCCCCAGCGGCAGGCGCCTGCGACGCGGCGGCCCTGCAGCGGAATGCCGACTTCGGCCGCAAGCTCGACGTGAAGGGCACGCCGACGATGATCTTCAAGGACGGGACGCGGGTTCCGGGCGCGATCTCGGCGGATTGGATCGAGCAATTGCTCGTGGCGTCGGAGCGCTGA